The Moraxella nasicaprae sequence TAAGCCAAAAAATCCACATTTTTATGGCATTCATGCTGTCAAGATGCTGCTCAATCGCCGTCCGCAAGATGCACTGACCTTATTTGTCCAACTAAGAGATGATGGCGGAGTCAGTGATGAACACGCCCAGCTGGTGGAGCTTGCCAAGTCGGCAGGCGTGAGCGTGCAGATGACGCACAAAGACCGACTGGCTCAGCTGTGTGATAGCCATCAGCATCAGGGTGTGGTCGTGGCCGCCAGACCGCTTGCCATGCTTGATGAAAGCGTGTTGGAGCAGCTGTGTCAAAAAGATGATGTGTTATTTTTGGTGCTAGACCAAATCACAGATGCTCATAATTTGGGGGCGTGTTTGCGGTCGGCATGTGCGATGGGTGTTGATGCCGTCATTATTCCAAAACACCAATCAGCCAGCCTAACCCCGACTGTTGCCAAAGTTTCGGTTGGAGCAGCAGAGGTCATCGATGTGGTGTCTGTGACCAACTTGGCTCGCACTTTGACCATGCTCAAAAAACAAGGCGTGTTTGTGTTTGGCACGGCACTTGATGAGACTGCCAAGCCGCTGCATGATTGTGATTTTGAGGGTAAGGTTGCCATCGTGATGGGTTCGGAGGGCGATGGCATGAGACGCTTGACCATCGAAAGCTGTGATACTTTGGTGTACATTCCGATGGCGGATATTCCTGACCGACCTCAAAGTCTAAATGTCAGCGTTGCCACAGGCATGACTTTGTACGAGGTGGCTCGTCAGCGTCTGATGCGTGGTTCATCGTAGGAGTAAGTTGATGATGTTTCATGTGAAACCTATCCATGTGAAATTGTTCTGATAATGCCATAAAAAAACCGCCCTAAGTTAGGCGGTTTTTTTTATGGTGTTATCAGTCTTGCCAGCGTCTAAATAGCAATGAACCATTGGTGCCACCAAAGCCAAAGCTGTTGCTTAGGGCATAGTCCACACCATCAACTTGGCGGGCGATGTGTGGGATATAATCTAGCGTGCAATCTGCATCTGGATTATCCAGATTGATGGTGGGCGGTAGGGTTTGGTGTTGCAAGGCAAGCACGGTAAAGATGGCCTCGACCGCACCAGCAGCCCCCAACAGATGACCTGTCATGGACTTGGTGGAGCTGACAGGTACGCCATCGCCAAACAGTCTTTTGATGGCACAGCTTTCGGCGATGTCGCCTTGTGGTGTGCTGGTGCCATGTGCATTGATGTAGCCGATTTGTTGTGGATTGACGCCTGCATCGTTGAGGGCGTTTTGCATGGCACGATATGCCCCTTCACCACCTTGTGAAGGTGAGGTGATGTGATTAGCATCATCACTCATACCAAAGCCAACCAGCTCTGCCAAAATCGTTGCCCCACGAGCTTTGGCATGGGCAAGACTTTCTAGCACTAAGGCACCAGCCCCATCGCCTAATACAAAGCCGTCACGGTCTTGGTCAAAAGGTCGGCTGGCTTTGGTTGGTTCGTCATTTTTGGTGGATAGGGCGTGCATTGCCCCAAATCCAGATAAGCCAAGCGGTGTCGATGCTTTTTCACTACCGCCCACCAAGACCGCATCACAGTCGCCATAGGCAATCAATCTTGCCCCAAGTCCGATGGCGTGCGTTGAAGTGGTGCAAGCGGTGGCTGTGGCAAGATTTGCTCCTTTTAGCCCATGACGCATCGCAATCAGACCTGCTGGCATATTGATGATTGTGCCAGGAATGATGAATGGCGAGACTTTTTTGGCACCGTGTTCTTTGATGGTGTCTCGGCTGTGTTCGATGGTTTGAATACCGCCAATGCCAGAACCCATCACCACACCAAATCGTTCGCCAGCGACCTTGGCAGGCAGACTATCTCCATAAACATCATCAATCAAACCAGCATGATGTAAAGCAATGGCGGCAGCGACTTGGGCATAATGCACAAATGCATCAAAGCGACGCACTTCTTTTGGATTAAGATATTGTTTGGCATCAAACTCTTTGACTAAGCCGACAATCTGCGAACGAAATTCGCTAATATCGACAGACGGGTCATCAAAAGCGGTCAGCTTGGTGATACCACTGTTGCCTTGCGTCAAATTTTGCCAAATCGTATCAAGGTCATTGCCCACAGGGGTCAATGCCCCCATGCCTGTGATGACCACTCGCTCGTGGTCACTTTTTTCAAAATAAGCACGCAAAGGGCGTGGCTGTGATGTTTGTGTCATGGCTAATCCAAGTTGCTTAAATTGTTGATTTAGGCTATCTTAGCATGATTTGTGATGGATTTACAGTTTACAGTTGTTTTTATTTTTAAATTGTCCATATTTGTCCAATTTTATCCATGATTATCGTACAATACGATAAACCAACCTTAAATAAATGACTATTTGCCATGATTGATTGCTCAAATCGGTCGTCAGATGCCATGACCGTACCGCCCACCAAAGAGGGTATTTCGCCCAG is a genomic window containing:
- the rlmB gene encoding 23S rRNA (guanosine(2251)-2'-O)-methyltransferase RlmB; the protein is MHKKSRHSDKSVAQSKSFEKSTQKSKPKNPHFYGIHAVKMLLNRRPQDALTLFVQLRDDGGVSDEHAQLVELAKSAGVSVQMTHKDRLAQLCDSHQHQGVVVAARPLAMLDESVLEQLCQKDDVLFLVLDQITDAHNLGACLRSACAMGVDAVIIPKHQSASLTPTVAKVSVGAAEVIDVVSVTNLARTLTMLKKQGVFVFGTALDETAKPLHDCDFEGKVAIVMGSEGDGMRRLTIESCDTLVYIPMADIPDRPQSLNVSVATGMTLYEVARQRLMRGSS
- the fabF gene encoding beta-ketoacyl-ACP synthase II, giving the protein MTQTSQPRPLRAYFEKSDHERVVITGMGALTPVGNDLDTIWQNLTQGNSGITKLTAFDDPSVDISEFRSQIVGLVKEFDAKQYLNPKEVRRFDAFVHYAQVAAAIALHHAGLIDDVYGDSLPAKVAGERFGVVMGSGIGGIQTIEHSRDTIKEHGAKKVSPFIIPGTIINMPAGLIAMRHGLKGANLATATACTTSTHAIGLGARLIAYGDCDAVLVGGSEKASTPLGLSGFGAMHALSTKNDEPTKASRPFDQDRDGFVLGDGAGALVLESLAHAKARGATILAELVGFGMSDDANHITSPSQGGEGAYRAMQNALNDAGVNPQQIGYINAHGTSTPQGDIAESCAIKRLFGDGVPVSSTKSMTGHLLGAAGAVEAIFTVLALQHQTLPPTINLDNPDADCTLDYIPHIARQVDGVDYALSNSFGFGGTNGSLLFRRWQD